The following proteins are encoded in a genomic region of Longimicrobium sp.:
- a CDS encoding purine-nucleoside phosphorylase produces MTETTTGSLAARIAEAVEAVRARSALAPEVGIILGTGLGALAARIEVETAIPYEELPHFPLSTVESHTGRLLLGRLGGKAVVAMQGRFHRYEGYTLQEVTFPVRVMRALGAGALVVSNACGGMNPLWTPGDLVLIADHINLLGDNPLCGPNDDALGPRFPDMSQPYDLDLQHLAKEVALELRIPLRTGVYVAVPGPNLETRAEYRMLRVMGADVVGMSTVPEVIVARHGGMRVMGLSIITDACLPDALEEASIERIIATANAAEPNLTRLVEGVVARM; encoded by the coding sequence GTGACGGAGACGACGACCGGCTCGCTCGCGGCGCGCATCGCCGAGGCGGTGGAGGCGGTGCGCGCCCGCAGCGCGCTCGCGCCGGAGGTGGGGATCATCCTGGGGACGGGCCTCGGCGCGCTGGCCGCGCGCATCGAGGTGGAGACGGCGATCCCCTACGAGGAGCTGCCGCACTTCCCGCTCTCGACGGTGGAGTCGCACACGGGGCGGCTCCTGCTGGGGCGCCTGGGCGGGAAGGCGGTGGTGGCCATGCAGGGCCGCTTCCACCGCTACGAGGGCTACACCCTCCAGGAGGTCACCTTCCCCGTGCGGGTGATGCGGGCGCTGGGGGCGGGCGCGCTGGTGGTCTCCAACGCCTGCGGGGGGATGAACCCGCTGTGGACGCCGGGCGACCTGGTGCTGATCGCGGACCACATCAACCTGCTGGGCGACAACCCGCTGTGCGGCCCCAACGACGACGCGCTGGGCCCGCGCTTCCCCGACATGAGCCAGCCGTACGACCTGGACCTCCAGCACCTGGCGAAGGAGGTGGCGCTGGAGCTCAGGATCCCGCTGCGCACGGGGGTCTACGTGGCCGTCCCCGGACCCAACCTGGAGACGCGCGCCGAGTACCGCATGCTGCGGGTGATGGGCGCCGACGTGGTGGGGATGTCCACCGTCCCCGAGGTGATCGTGGCCCGCCACGGGGGGATGCGGGTGATGGGCCTCTCCATCATCACCGACGCCTGCCTCCCCGACGCGCTGGAGGAGGCGAGCATCGAGCGGATCATCGCCACCGCCAACGCCGCCGAGCCGAACCTGACGCGGCTGGTGGAGGGCGTGGTGGCGCGGATGTGA